In the Candidatus Zixiibacteriota bacterium genome, AAATTGATAAAGACTGATTTTGCGGAAAAGTATACCCATTCGATTGCCGGTGCAGTCATCGCTTTGACCGGAGTGTTTGTTTTGTTTTTAGGAATTTGATGTAGGGGAGGTCTTCAGACCTCCATAAAGTTAGAGGCGAGAAGCAAGAAGTGAGACGATTAAAAATGTAGCGGAAACCTTCAGGTTTCCACAATGGAAGGCTGAAGCCTTCCGCTACAAAAACCGGTAGAACAGACATTCTTGTCTGTTCCCCAAGGTCAGACACGAATGTCTGACCTACCAGAGCGGACAGCCACGAGGGCTGTCCCTACTAAAGAAGGATACATGCGTAGAGAAGTCCCTGTAATAATCTGCTTTTTGGCTGGAGCTTTTTTTATCGGAAACTACTTCAGCCCTAAGCTTCAGCCAGTAGCTCAGGTAGTTAACCAATGGGCTATAATTTGCATTGCTTTTGCCTATGTCTTAGGGGTTGCTAATATCTTCAGGATAAATTACCAGGTGATAACCAGAAAGGGAAAAGATTGGATTTATAAGATAGTTTTAATAGTCGGACTTATCTTGATGATCTATCTGGGGATTTTCAGGGGAGTCAAAGAGGGAACGGCCTTCAACTGGGTTTTTATGAACGCCATTTATCCTATGCAAGCAACTATGTTTGCCCTTTTAGCCTTTTATATAGCGTCAGCCGCATTCAGGGCTTTCAGGATAAGGTCCTGGGAAGCAGCTTTATTAGGAATCACTGCTGTTTTAGTGATGATCGGAAGGGTGCCATTGGGTGAAGCTGTCTGGAAAGAGTTCCCACCTTTTACCGAATGGATTATGAACGTGCCACAACTGGCAGCAAAAAGAGCCATAATGATAGGAGCGGCCCTTGGTGCTATCTCCACTGGCTTGAAAGTCTTGATCGGACTGGAGAAAACCTATATGGGCGGAGAGTGATTTTTCTATGAGGTCTTCGAATCAGTGGAAGTTATCGGTCGGGCAAAGGTGCCCGACCTACGAAAAATTGACAACATAACTGTTCGTAGCTCGTAGACGTCCCGCTAACGGCGGGACCAGCCCTGCAAAACTAGTTTATCAGAAGTTCCTTTATGAGAAACTTTTTTGAAAAACTTGAAAAGTTAGACCGCCGGGTGATTTTTATCTTCGTGGGAATTGCCCTTGTCCTGCCTCTCTTTTTCCCCTTGAACATAAAATTCTCAGTCACTGCTCCGGTCAAGAGTTTCTATGATTCTATAGAATCTTTACCCTCTGGCTCCAAAGTACTTTTAAGCGCAGATTACGACCCGGGTTCAATGCCGGAGCTCTGGCCTATGCACCTGGCAGCACTCAGGCAGATGTGCAGAAAGAACATCAAGATCATCTCCACCCAGCTCTGGGCAACCGGGTCCCCTTTAGTTGAAAGAGCTTTTAACCTGGTAGCAGTTGGGGAGTATCACAAACAGAACGGGGTCGATTTTGTAAATTTAGGTTTTAAGGAAGGGCGTGAAGTGGTGATGGTCTCAATGGGGAACTCCATCCCTCAGACATTCCCTACAGACTATCATGGAAATAAGACCACGGATTTGCCGATTATGCAGGGGGTAACGAACTTCAGCGATCTGGCTATGATAGTAAATATCTCCGGCGGCCTTCCCGGGACCAAGGAATGGATTTTGCAGGTCGTGTCCCGTTTTCACATAAAGCTTGCCTCGGGCTGTACTGCAGTCAGTGCGCCGGAGTTTTACCCCTACCTGCAATCCGGGCAGTTAGCAGGTCTCTTGGGCGGGATGAAAGGCGCAGCCGAATACGAACAGATGGTTGGCGTTACCGGTCTGGGAAAAAGGGGCATGGATTCGCAGTCCATAGCACACCTGGTGATCTTCTTCTTTATAGTAGTAGGCAATATCGCTTATTTTTCAATGAAATTGATGAAAAAGGAGAAACAGTAGAACATGCTTTCATCTGAACTTATCGGAACCTGGGTTGCCGCCGGCTTGACCTTGTTCTGTTTCAGTTTCCTGTATAAGGATAACCCCTTTTACAAGTTTGCTGAGCATCTTTATGTGGGAATTTCTGCCGGTTACTGGACCTCCCTAGAATATCACAACGTATTCAGGCCCAATTTGTGGGACCCTTTGATGAGGCTTGATCTGAATATCCTTTTCTCCTTCCCCCGGGTCGGGTTTGCCTTTATGTGGCAGTCTTTAATATTGATAATTCCTTTTGCCTTTGGGATTTTATTTTTTACCCGGTTTACCAAAAATTTCGCCTGGCTTTCTCGCTGGTCCATGGCTCTAATCATAGGAATCTTTGCCGGGATAGCCATCATAGGATACAGCACTGGCGATTTAATCCTTCAGATTCGCGCTAATCTGCTCCCTTTATGGACCGGAAACTGGCTCTCCTCTTTGAATAATATCCTTCTGACCATTGGGGTTCTCACCTCTTTAATCTATTTTTTCTTCTCCAAAGAGCATAAAGGCGCCTTAGGTGCTGGAGCCAAAGTCGGCATCTGGTTTCTGATGATCTCCTTTGGCGCCTCCTTCGGCTATACGGTTATGTCCCGTATGTCTCTCCTGATCGGCAGGATCTATTTCATTTTCGGCGAGTGGCTGGGGTTGATAAAATAAACCACCTCTCATCCCCGTGCTTACCATCCCGCCAACGGGCGGGACTGAGCTGGCAAGTTTTACTTCTTCGTCGGGTCAGGGGACCCGACGACCACGCCAGAACGAAAGTAGAAATAAAAATGCCCATCGTAGGTCGGACACCTTGTCCGACCTACGGGTATTAAAATAAAAAAGCCTCCATCTCTGGAGGCTTTTTTTCTACAGTCGACAATTTTACTTCTTTTTCAGAAGAGTCGCACTCAGGCTGACCTTCTTGGTCAAGACCATTCCTCCGCCTCTGGGGTCATTGTCAGTTACAGAAATCGTGGCGCTCTTAATCGTAGTGTCCGTTGGTGCAGTAAAGAACAAGCCTGAGGATTCACCATAGCCATTGGTTATACTGGGCGAGCCTGAAATCGTGCCTGAAGAGGCAGTCGCAGAAAGGGAATGACCGCCCAAGGGGTTACCTGAACGATCCTTTATTAAAACGGTGAAAGGCTCAGTAGTTCCGTACATCACAGAAGCCACTATATCTATAAGGCAGTTTTTGTAATAGGCAAAACCGGTTAAGAAATTGACCTGAACCGTTGCTGAGGACCAGTCTGCTTTGGCAGTTAAATTTGACACCGCTCCTATTCCATCATCCGGTGAAACCGGGGAATAATCCCGGGTCAATATCTGGCTCACCAGCTCAGTCTCAAAAAGCGAAGCATTTATTCCATCCTGAGTAATCCCGGAAGCACAAGTTCCGAAATCCGTCTCCATCTTAACCTGTGTTCCCCCTACCACAAAATTGCCATTCAGATCCACAACCCTGACGATCACGTCCCCTTTTGATACCCCATCTGCAACAAGAGAAAGAGGATAGGTCAGGAATGTGGTCGTATCTGGTGGGCCGGAGACGATGATTAGGACGGTGTTGGACACAGTCCCTCCAGCAGTCGAGGCGTAAACATATGCTAACCCATCGTTCCTGGGCTCGCCTGAATGATAGACTGAGGTAGCTAAGCCGCCGGAAGTTGTAGCATAGGCATCCACCATCCCTTCCTCTGTTCCAAAATAGACTGCGGTACCGTTCTGAACAGGATTCCCGT is a window encoding:
- a CDS encoding Ig-like domain-containing protein, whose product is MRNKAFFVFGVIIVALVLILFISGCKKNSTSPTSGTQTVLKTFTALKTSMQTGDSSLVQAKVTDQNNNPYNNVRVNFSASPVSLGSFRDVYDMTDTSGTASSYFVSSDTGTVTLKAKLTSGDSLTTTLRVTSSGSSSSGTIASIEFNTLRPSIQVKGTGGIESAVLVATGYDSLGNKVGAGKRIIFRILNGPHGGENLEDKGYGPDTAYTMESGQAVVTLNSGTISGTVELRAESGTIFSNVTRVAINAGPPAYLSLGAKPLNIRGWDVVNATSEILAMVNDIYGNPVQNGTAVYFGTEEGMVDAYATTSGGLATSVYHSGEPRNDGLAYVYASTAGGTVSNTVLIIVSGPPDTTTFLTYPLSLVADGVSKGDVIVRVVDLNGNFVVGGTQVKMETDFGTCASGITQDGINASLFETELVSQILTRDYSPVSPDDGIGAVSNLTAKADWSSATVQVNFLTGFAYYKNCLIDIVASVMYGTTEPFTVLIKDRSGNPLGGHSLSATASSGTISGSPSITNGYGESSGLFFTAPTDTTIKSATISVTDNDPRGGGMVLTKKVSLSATLLKKK